In Pedobacter sp. SL55, the following proteins share a genomic window:
- a CDS encoding RagB/SusD family nutrient uptake outer membrane protein → MMKRILILLFISVFALSSCKKFLDVAPTDSLAPANYYNTEADINAALAGVYDVLGKNATYGRSLYFEMDVADDAFIALSSWTQDIGLYNYNPSDTKLTEAWVAFYNGINRANMLLENIDKANMDPAKKEAARGEALFLRAYYHFILTVNWGNVPLRLSSTKTPEDTHFPNSPYKTNYEQIVKDMETAADLVNPISSYTHAGRVTKSVVWGILARVNLKMAGAPLNDASRYAEVVKWAEKVKAAGHSLNPSYSQVFINMCEDKYDTRESLWEVEFNRKNGTQEEDGAVGSINGIAANANIGYSYGAKHTTERYYNSFADGDLRRDWNISPYYYTADGSRVGYGPTQIYNRYDAKWRREYQKTPQNFNGSTTINFPLLRYSDVLLMLAEAENELGSVPSQKAFDAINEVRRRAFGKTLTNAELVKSVTVTAGGSGYTVAPTVTLTGGGGTGAKATATVASGRVTAVYITDMGSGYTSAPTVTFTGGYAANATVATGAAATAVLTTTQTANHDLTLANTPTKDDFQTAVRKERSWELGYEGLRRFDLIRWGQFVTEMKALANEITTSAPEAYKYAAKSAQNVSDKDVLFAIPANELSLNKLIIPNKGW, encoded by the coding sequence ATGATGAAACGTATTCTAATTCTATTATTTATTTCGGTTTTTGCCCTAAGTTCTTGTAAAAAGTTTTTAGATGTTGCACCAACCGATTCTTTAGCACCAGCCAATTATTACAATACAGAGGCTGATATTAATGCCGCACTAGCTGGGGTGTATGATGTTTTGGGCAAGAACGCTACCTACGGCAGGTCTTTATATTTTGAAATGGACGTTGCTGATGATGCTTTTATTGCACTTTCTTCGTGGACCCAAGACATAGGTCTGTACAATTATAATCCATCAGACACTAAGTTAACTGAAGCTTGGGTAGCATTTTACAATGGCATTAACAGAGCGAACATGCTTCTAGAAAACATTGATAAGGCAAACATGGATCCTGCTAAAAAAGAAGCAGCAAGAGGCGAAGCATTATTTTTAAGGGCATATTACCATTTTATTTTAACGGTAAATTGGGGCAATGTTCCTTTGCGTCTTAGCTCTACCAAAACCCCAGAAGATACACATTTTCCAAATAGTCCGTACAAAACCAATTACGAACAAATTGTGAAAGACATGGAAACTGCTGCAGATTTGGTAAATCCGATTTCTAGTTATACACACGCTGGCCGTGTAACCAAATCTGTGGTTTGGGGTATACTGGCTCGTGTAAACCTGAAAATGGCTGGAGCTCCTTTAAATGATGCTTCTCGTTATGCAGAGGTGGTAAAATGGGCAGAGAAAGTGAAAGCCGCTGGGCATAGCTTAAACCCAAGCTATTCGCAAGTTTTCATTAACATGTGCGAAGATAAGTACGACACCAGAGAATCGCTTTGGGAAGTAGAGTTTAACAGAAAAAACGGCACTCAGGAAGAAGATGGTGCGGTAGGTTCTATCAATGGTATTGCTGCTAATGCAAATATTGGTTACAGTTACGGTGCAAAACACACTACAGAAAGATATTACAATAGTTTTGCCGATGGCGATTTGCGTAGAGATTGGAACATAAGCCCTTACTACTATACAGCTGATGGTTCTAGGGTAGGTTATGGACCAACGCAAATTTACAACCGTTACGATGCAAAATGGCGCCGTGAGTATCAAAAAACACCTCAGAACTTTAATGGAAGTACCACCATTAACTTCCCTTTGTTAAGGTATTCGGATGTTTTGCTAATGCTTGCAGAAGCTGAAAACGAATTAGGTTCGGTACCTTCGCAAAAGGCATTTGATGCCATTAACGAAGTGCGCCGTCGTGCTTTTGGTAAAACTTTAACCAATGCAGAGTTAGTGAAATCTGTAACCGTAACCGCTGGTGGTTCTGGCTACACCGTAGCGCCTACAGTAACGCTTACAGGTGGTGGTGGTACTGGTGCTAAAGCAACCGCAACAGTAGCCTCAGGCAGGGTAACTGCGGTGTACATTACCGATATGGGCTCGGGCTATACCTCTGCACCTACAGTAACATTTACTGGCGGATATGCCGCTAACGCAACTGTAGCAACTGGAGCTGCTGCAACCGCTGTTCTTACAACTACACAAACAGCAAATCACGATTTAACCTTGGCAAACACACCAACAAAAGACGACTTTCAAACTGCAGTTAGAAAAGAAAGATCTTGGGAACTGGGTTATGAAGGATTGAGGAGATTTGACCTAATCCGCTGGGGGCAGTTTGTTACAGAAATGAAAGCGTTGGCTAACGAAATTACAACCAGTGCTCCAGAGGCCTATAAATATGCAGCTAAGTCGGCGCAAAATGTGTCAGACAAAGATGTATTGTTTGCAATTCCGGCTAATGAGCTTAGCTTAAACAAATTGATTATTCCAAACAAAGGTTGGTAA
- a CDS encoding DUF5017 domain-containing protein: MNKLKYILGVLLIPAVYACKKDTPDEPTFNVSTLKTEYNVTDSVEFKIDGYADVIGFYSGEAGKEYRYKNRLESNEGKLHLNISTRVLYGAQTNNLSLLYSTNFDNLYTPEGIAAATWTDITNRFTYSTAAAGGLGVITPSADVDLSDLPVSGKPIYFAWRWVGQASSSAATGGRTWRIHAFNLTNKTATAAIPIATVTSAGWLAIDVKNPVNKWTIQAADPSLYFAPSKYNLRIGRLGGIKSALPKQGKP; this comes from the coding sequence ATGAATAAATTAAAATATATACTCGGCGTACTTTTAATCCCTGCAGTTTATGCGTGTAAAAAAGACACTCCTGATGAACCTACTTTCAACGTATCTACCTTAAAAACAGAATATAATGTTACGGACTCTGTAGAGTTTAAAATAGACGGTTATGCCGATGTAATTGGTTTTTACTCTGGAGAAGCAGGAAAAGAATATCGTTATAAAAACCGTTTAGAATCTAACGAAGGAAAATTGCACTTGAACATCTCAACCAGAGTTTTATACGGAGCACAAACTAACAACCTCTCGCTATTGTACTCTACCAACTTTGATAACTTATATACGCCTGAGGGTATTGCAGCAGCAACATGGACAGACATTACCAATCGTTTTACTTACTCTACTGCCGCCGCAGGGGGGCTAGGGGTAATTACACCGTCTGCAGATGTAGATTTATCAGACCTGCCCGTATCTGGCAAGCCTATTTATTTTGCTTGGAGATGGGTCGGACAAGCCAGTAGTAGCGCTGCAACAGGAGGAAGAACTTGGCGTATACATGCTTTTAACTTAACCAATAAAACGGCAACCGCTGCTATCCCAATTGCTACGGTAACCTCTGCAGGTTGGTTGGCAATTGATGTGAAAAATCCAGTTAATAAATGGACTATTCAAGCGGCAGACCCTTCTTTATATTTTGCCCCGAGCAAGTACAACCTTAGAATCGGAAGACTGGGCGGTATCAAAAGTGCTTTACCCAAACAAGGTAAGCCCTGA
- a CDS encoding GDSL-type esterase/lipase family protein yields the protein MEQHSLYSPQEQKSTRHCKEERRSNPTTMGYFSRFKIASCLAMTASLIIVIAFLNTAKAQTVKIDSNYANWYYQQRMEYFAKTPIPQNAIIFLGNSITERAEWQELLADSKYPIVNRGIGGDNSFGILARMDEIVAAKPKAVYLMDGINDQFRKLPHDVSVYNYKRIIRKIKQQSPKTKIYVESCLPINESMTKEAYTKDRNVLVPALNQKIKALAEAEGVTYIDICPIFQDDKGVLKQEFTIDGVHLKAAAYIDWVKFLKDKTEL from the coding sequence ATGGAACAGCATTCACTTTATAGTCCACAGGAACAAAAATCAACGCGTCATTGCAAGGAGGAACGACGAAGCAATCCTACAACTATGGGTTATTTCTCTCGTTTTAAGATTGCTTCGTGCCTCGCAATGACGGCAAGTCTTATAATTGTAATCGCTTTCTTAAACACGGCAAAAGCACAAACCGTAAAAATCGATAGCAATTACGCCAATTGGTACTACCAACAACGTATGGAGTATTTTGCCAAAACGCCTATTCCTCAAAACGCAATTATCTTTTTGGGAAATAGCATTACCGAAAGGGCCGAGTGGCAAGAGTTGTTGGCAGACAGCAAATATCCAATAGTAAACAGAGGCATTGGTGGCGATAATTCCTTCGGTATTTTAGCCAGAATGGACGAAATTGTTGCTGCAAAACCTAAAGCTGTTTACTTAATGGATGGCATTAACGACCAGTTCCGTAAGTTGCCTCATGACGTAAGTGTGTACAATTACAAGCGCATCATTAGAAAGATCAAACAACAATCGCCAAAAACTAAGATTTATGTAGAAAGTTGCTTGCCGATCAACGAAAGCATGACCAAAGAAGCTTACACCAAAGACCGTAATGTTTTGGTGCCAGCGCTTAATCAAAAAATTAAAGCATTAGCAGAAGCAGAAGGCGTGACCTACATCGATATCTGTCCGATTTTTCAGGATGATAAAGGTGTACTGAAGCAAGAATTTACGATTGATGGCGTGCATTTGAAAGCCGCAGCCTACATCGATTGGGTAAAATTTTTAAAGGATAAAACCGAATTATAA
- a CDS encoding GDSL-type esterase/lipase family protein, translating into MSIKNCALMIMFWIIANFCYAQNAKVDSSYANWYYQQRIAYFAKTPIPKNAIVLLGSSTIEKAEWQELLADSKFPIVNRGIGGDNSFGVLARLEEILNAKPKAVFYMIGANDQFRKLPHEVSVSNYRKIIKKIKQRSANTKIYIGNSLPINEQITKQEYTKGRTKLVREINEKVKLVAAEEKVVYIDLYSLFVDEMGALKSDVTMDGVHLKPLYYIDLVKFLKEKQYL; encoded by the coding sequence ATGAGTATTAAAAATTGTGCGTTAATGATAATGTTTTGGATAATAGCCAACTTCTGCTATGCTCAAAACGCAAAAGTGGACAGCAGCTATGCCAATTGGTATTACCAGCAACGTATAGCATATTTTGCAAAAACACCTATACCAAAAAACGCCATTGTACTTTTAGGCAGCAGTACCATAGAAAAAGCAGAATGGCAAGAGCTATTGGCAGATAGCAAGTTTCCAATTGTAAACAGAGGTATTGGTGGCGATAATTCTTTTGGTGTACTGGCTAGGCTCGAAGAAATTTTGAACGCCAAACCAAAAGCGGTTTTTTATATGATTGGCGCTAACGATCAGTTTAGGAAACTACCGCATGAAGTGAGTGTGAGCAATTACAGGAAGATCATCAAAAAGATTAAACAACGCTCAGCAAACACCAAGATATACATTGGCAACTCGCTTCCTATAAACGAGCAAATTACTAAACAAGAATACACCAAAGGACGCACCAAATTGGTTCGAGAAATTAATGAAAAAGTAAAGCTTGTAGCAGCCGAAGAAAAAGTGGTCTACATAGATCTTTATAGCTTGTTTGTAGATGAAATGGGTGCTTTGAAAAGTGACGTTACAATGGATGGAGTGCATTTGAAGCCATTATATTATATCGATTTAGTGAAATTTTTAAAAGAGAAGCAATACTTGTAA
- a CDS encoding DUF4434 domain-containing protein, which translates to MRITGTFIDEISHDIPHQNWGREEWAKDFAHMKAMGIDTVILIRSGYRRFITYPSVYLKNKFGCYEPPIDLVELYLELADEHDMKFYFGLYDSGHYWDTGSLQHEIDANRYVIDEVWAKYGHHKSFGGWYLSMEISRRTKGATEAFNTLGLQCKGVSNGLPTFISPWIDGKKAVMAAEATLTKENAVSLKEHEDEWSEIFSGLKGSIDAVAFQDGHVDYHELQDFFEVNKKMADKFGLQCWTNAESFDRDMPIKFLPIKFEKLRLKLEAARKAGYDKAITFEFSHFMSPQSAYLQAQHLYNRYQEYANTL; encoded by the coding sequence ATGAGAATAACGGGAACTTTTATTGATGAGATTTCTCACGATATCCCACACCAAAATTGGGGAAGAGAAGAATGGGCCAAAGATTTTGCCCACATGAAAGCAATGGGGATTGACACTGTAATTCTCATTAGGAGCGGTTACCGCAGGTTTATCACTTATCCATCGGTTTACCTGAAAAATAAATTTGGCTGCTACGAACCGCCTATTGATTTGGTAGAACTGTATTTAGAACTGGCGGATGAACACGACATGAAATTCTATTTCGGCTTGTACGACAGTGGCCATTATTGGGATACAGGGAGTTTACAGCACGAAATTGATGCGAACCGCTACGTGATAGACGAAGTGTGGGCCAAATACGGACACCACAAAAGTTTCGGGGGCTGGTATTTAAGCATGGAAATCAGTCGCCGCACTAAAGGCGCAACCGAAGCTTTTAACACTTTAGGCTTGCAATGCAAAGGCGTAAGCAATGGTTTGCCAACTTTCATTTCTCCGTGGATTGACGGTAAAAAAGCGGTAATGGCTGCGGAAGCGACTTTGACCAAAGAAAATGCAGTATCACTGAAAGAACACGAAGACGAATGGTCGGAGATTTTCTCGGGATTGAAAGGTTCTATCGATGCCGTTGCTTTTCAAGATGGCCATGTAGATTACCATGAGCTACAAGATTTTTTTGAAGTGAACAAGAAAATGGCAGATAAATTCGGTTTGCAATGCTGGACCAATGCCGAAAGTTTCGATCGCGATATGCCCATCAAATTCCTTCCTATCAAGTTCGAAAAACTAAGATTAAAGTTGGAAGCAGCCAGAAAAGCAGGCTACGATAAAGCCATCACTTTCGAATTCTCCCATTTCATGAGCCCGCAATCGGCTTATTTACAAGCGCAACACCTTTACAATAGATACCAAGAATACGCAAATACTTTATAA
- a CDS encoding GDSL-type esterase/lipase family protein, with protein MKRLIFTVCLIVTAHLANAQESVTIDSSYINSHYTQRLDFFRKMPNRKGEIAFVGNSLTEGGKWQELIRKKNIINRGISGDVTYGILARLDEVLESKPAKIFLLSGVNDMKRGIPNAVILANFKRMIVMVKTQSPKTKLYMQSLLPVNEAMLPATYAQVKNSKINDLNQKLAALCKEMGVFYINLHPAFADEKGNMKKELSLDGLHLKHASYVYWAEELKRLKVI; from the coding sequence ATGAAGAGATTGATTTTTACGGTTTGCTTAATCGTTACTGCTCATTTGGCAAATGCACAAGAAAGCGTTACGATAGATAGTAGTTATATAAATAGTCACTACACACAAAGACTTGATTTTTTTAGAAAGATGCCGAACCGCAAAGGCGAAATTGCCTTTGTGGGTAATAGCTTGACTGAAGGTGGAAAATGGCAAGAGCTGATCCGCAAGAAAAACATCATTAACAGAGGAATTAGTGGCGATGTAACTTATGGCATTTTAGCCCGTTTGGATGAGGTGCTGGAATCGAAACCAGCTAAAATATTTCTTTTGAGCGGCGTAAACGACATGAAACGCGGTATACCAAACGCGGTAATTCTAGCCAATTTTAAACGCATGATCGTGATGGTGAAAACGCAATCGCCGAAAACCAAGCTATATATGCAAAGCTTACTACCAGTTAACGAAGCGATGCTGCCAGCCACTTACGCTCAAGTTAAAAACAGCAAAATCAACGATTTGAACCAGAAATTAGCGGCACTTTGCAAAGAAATGGGTGTGTTTTACATCAACCTACATCCAGCTTTTGCTGATGAAAAAGGCAACATGAAAAAGGAATTGAGTTTAGATGGTTTGCATTTGAAACATGCTTCTTATGTGTATTGGGCTGAGGAATTAAAACGATTAAAGGTTATTTAA
- a CDS encoding MFS transporter, with the protein MNPIKWIPSTWFAMGLPNLVLGGTLLSLLYKNMGFSDTEITVYTGIIILPWSFKPLWGPFMELYKTKKFYIYGSQILCGLLFAVAAGLLFLNNFFAASVVVFLLIAFLGATQDIAADGLYLQSLSNKQQAQYVGWQGTFYNFAKLFSNGGMVFLVGLLIPLYGNTKAWATVLLVYAAVMFLLGLYNKKFLPQTQTQVQVQTSAQVWQTLSDVITSFFKKKHIWFGILFIVLYRFAEGQAIKIMPLFFKAAKDVGGLGLSEATLGMLTGIYGTIAFVLGSLTAGYFVSNKGLNRKTLLLLCACFNLPFITYAYLAFTQTSNLFIIGSAVAIEHFGYGFGFIGIILFIMQQIAPGKYQMAHYAFGSAITYFGYTLASMISGPISDYLGYKDFFIWVLFATIPAFIATWIVPLKKAEKETNEGEIIKE; encoded by the coding sequence ATGAACCCTATTAAATGGATACCAAGTACATGGTTTGCCATGGGCTTACCCAACTTGGTATTGGGCGGCACTTTGCTCTCGCTCTTGTACAAAAACATGGGTTTTTCAGATACGGAAATTACTGTTTACACAGGCATCATTATCCTACCTTGGAGCTTCAAGCCACTTTGGGGACCTTTCATGGAGTTGTACAAAACCAAGAAATTCTACATCTATGGTTCTCAAATTCTCTGTGGATTGCTGTTTGCAGTTGCAGCTGGTTTACTCTTCTTAAACAACTTTTTCGCCGCTTCGGTGGTAGTCTTTTTACTGATTGCATTTTTAGGTGCTACGCAAGATATTGCTGCCGATGGATTGTATCTACAGTCCTTAAGCAATAAACAACAGGCACAATATGTAGGTTGGCAAGGCACTTTTTACAACTTCGCAAAGTTATTCTCTAACGGCGGAATGGTGTTTTTAGTAGGCCTACTTATTCCGCTCTATGGTAATACCAAAGCTTGGGCAACTGTATTATTGGTTTACGCAGCAGTGATGTTTTTGCTGGGTTTGTACAACAAGAAATTTTTGCCGCAAACACAAACGCAGGTTCAGGTACAAACCTCAGCGCAAGTTTGGCAAACGCTAAGCGATGTAATCACCAGCTTTTTCAAAAAGAAACACATTTGGTTCGGCATTTTATTCATCGTTTTATATCGCTTTGCGGAAGGGCAAGCCATTAAGATTATGCCCTTGTTCTTTAAAGCCGCTAAAGATGTTGGTGGTTTAGGACTTAGCGAAGCAACTTTAGGAATGCTGACCGGAATTTACGGCACTATTGCCTTCGTTTTAGGGTCATTAACTGCGGGTTATTTTGTATCAAACAAAGGATTAAACCGCAAAACCTTACTGCTGCTTTGCGCTTGTTTTAACCTGCCGTTTATTACTTACGCTTATTTAGCATTTACGCAAACATCGAACTTATTTATTATTGGTAGCGCAGTTGCTATCGAGCATTTTGGTTATGGGTTTGGTTTCATCGGTATTATTTTGTTCATCATGCAACAAATTGCCCCAGGCAAATACCAAATGGCGCATTACGCTTTTGGTAGTGCCATCACTTATTTCGGTTACACCTTGGCAAGTATGATTAGCGGTCCAATCAGCGATTATTTAGGCTACAAAGACTTTTTCATTTGGGTGCTGTTCGCTACCATTCCTGCTTTTATTGCCACTTGGATTGTGCCTTTGAAAAAAGCCGAAAAAGAAACCAACGAGGGAGAAATTATTAAAGAATAA
- a CDS encoding DUF5009 domain-containing protein, with protein MSKRLNSLDAFRGIAILCMVLSSSIAFGDIMPAWMFHAQTPPPTHVFNPNLPGITWVDLVFPFFLFSMGAAIPLALHKKADTEPFHKIFVQLFTRLVLLAFFAIFTFHARAWVMEKSPSNLTHLISIAAFACLSLIYGNWNSFVKPKLAIVLKVVGIAAAVIFLAFYSFAYGDFSLAKSDIIIIVLANMAFFGGLIWYFTRKQPLWRIAVLPFVMAVFLASKENGSINELVFNASPANWIYKFYYLKYLFIIIPGTFAGEWFIKESKNENIAPISKKVLSFIAVVAIALVVVNLWGLFIRNLEINLIINLFGCACLLFLAKDVKHSELVSNMIKVGTYLLLLGLFFEAYEGGIKKDFSTYSYYFVCSGLSFLTLLAFSLIEKLGYLKAMTNFLADNGKNPMIAYTAGNLLLIPLLKITSLSTYLDAMNTSAFIGFARGIIFTGVVALITVLFTRLKFFWKT; from the coding sequence ATGAGCAAACGTTTAAATAGTCTCGATGCTTTTAGAGGGATCGCCATACTTTGTATGGTGCTCTCTAGTAGCATTGCCTTTGGCGATATCATGCCGGCTTGGATGTTTCATGCACAAACTCCGCCGCCAACGCATGTTTTTAATCCAAATTTGCCAGGCATTACCTGGGTAGATTTGGTATTTCCTTTCTTCCTGTTTTCTATGGGAGCAGCTATTCCATTGGCGCTCCATAAAAAGGCAGATACGGAACCCTTCCACAAAATATTCGTACAGTTATTTACCAGATTAGTACTGCTAGCGTTCTTTGCTATTTTTACTTTTCATGCCAGAGCTTGGGTAATGGAAAAATCACCAAGCAACTTAACACACCTCATTTCTATTGCTGCTTTTGCCTGTCTGTCCCTTATTTACGGTAACTGGAATTCCTTCGTAAAACCTAAATTGGCCATTGTTTTAAAGGTTGTTGGTATTGCAGCCGCAGTTATTTTCTTAGCCTTTTATTCTTTTGCCTACGGCGATTTCAGCTTGGCTAAAAGCGATATCATTATTATTGTATTGGCTAATATGGCCTTTTTCGGTGGATTGATTTGGTACTTTACCCGTAAGCAACCACTTTGGCGAATTGCTGTACTACCTTTCGTGATGGCTGTGTTTTTAGCATCTAAAGAAAATGGCAGCATTAACGAACTCGTTTTTAATGCCAGCCCCGCCAATTGGATTTACAAGTTCTATTACCTTAAATATTTGTTCATTATTATTCCGGGCACTTTTGCTGGAGAATGGTTTATTAAAGAAAGTAAAAATGAAAATATAGCGCCAATTTCTAAAAAAGTTTTATCTTTTATTGCGGTAGTTGCCATTGCTTTAGTTGTTGTAAACCTATGGGGATTATTTATTAGAAACTTAGAAATCAATCTAATAATAAACCTATTTGGTTGTGCATGCTTACTCTTTTTAGCGAAAGATGTAAAACATAGCGAATTGGTAAGCAACATGATTAAAGTGGGTACATATTTACTTTTATTAGGTCTATTTTTCGAAGCTTACGAAGGTGGTATTAAAAAGGATTTTTCTACCTACAGCTATTATTTTGTTTGTTCTGGATTATCGTTTCTAACCTTATTAGCCTTCAGTTTAATTGAGAAATTAGGTTATTTAAAAGCGATGACTAACTTTTTGGCAGACAACGGTAAAAACCCAATGATTGCCTACACCGCAGGAAACTTATTACTCATCCCCTTATTAAAAATTACTTCGCTCTCTACCTATTTAGATGCTATGAATACCAGTGCCTTCATCGGCTTTGCCAGAGGAATTATCTTTACAGGTGTTGTTGCGCTAATTACCGTTCTATTTACACGCCTCAAATTTTTCTGGAAAACCTAA
- a CDS encoding RNA polymerase sigma factor has translation METVYIDKHADLVNDCRNGNRKAQFEIYKLYATAMYNVALRIVNDDAEAEDVLQEAFLDAFNRIADFRQETTFGLWLKQIVINRSINYLRKRKMEMVSVDSVADVADEPAADFEETHLKVEAIKSAMAELPDGYRVVLSLYLFEGYDHEEIAHILKITENTSRTQYMRAKRKLNSLLEMRGVAR, from the coding sequence TTGTCGCAACGGCAACCGGAAAGCACAATTTGAAATTTACAAGTTGTATGCCACAGCTATGTACAACGTGGCCCTGCGAATTGTAAATGACGACGCTGAAGCTGAGGATGTTTTGCAGGAGGCCTTTTTAGATGCTTTTAACCGCATTGCAGATTTTAGGCAAGAAACCACTTTTGGTTTGTGGTTAAAACAAATCGTGATTAACAGGTCTATTAATTACCTGCGAAAACGCAAAATGGAAATGGTAAGCGTGGATAGCGTAGCAGATGTTGCCGATGAGCCGGCAGCAGATTTTGAGGAAACACATTTAAAGGTAGAAGCCATAAAAAGTGCAATGGCCGAACTGCCAGATGGATACAGAGTGGTGCTGAGCTTATACCTTTTTGAGGGATATGACCACGAAGAAATTGCACATATTTTAAAAATAACAGAAAATACATCGCGTACGCAATATATGCGAGCAAAAAGAAAGTTGAATAGTTTATTAGAAATGAGAGGAGTAGCAAGATGA
- a CDS encoding AGE family epimerase/isomerase has translation MNKYIDIYKNELLNEIVPFWSKNSLDKDAGGYFTCLDAKGNVYDTDKFAWLQGRQIWTYSMLFDKVEAKQEWKDIAELGASFMRKHGRDENGDWYFSFTKRGKPLVQPYNIFSDCFATMGFGALCKINQSNEDADIALKTFNRILERRNNPKGKYSKGFPGTRDLKNFSLPMILCNLSLELEHLLDKSTVDGLIDEVLHEVMSVFYQPQSGLILENVHHDGSFSDSYEGRVVNPGHIIEAMWFIMDLAVRKNDTALVNKALEIAFTALEFGWDEKYDGILYFKDIKGHPVQQLEWDQKLWWVHVEALVTMAKGYAITQNEKCATWFEKLHNYTWKNFRDTENGGEWFGYLNRRGEVSLAAKGGKWKGCFHIPRALYQVYNTLEKVAEPAKI, from the coding sequence ATGAACAAGTACATAGATATATACAAGAATGAATTGCTAAACGAGATCGTTCCTTTTTGGAGCAAAAACTCTTTAGATAAAGATGCAGGGGGATATTTTACCTGTTTAGATGCCAAAGGAAATGTTTACGACACCGATAAGTTTGCTTGGTTGCAAGGCCGCCAAATTTGGACGTATTCGATGCTTTTTGATAAAGTAGAAGCCAAACAAGAGTGGAAAGATATTGCCGAATTGGGCGCATCTTTCATGAGAAAACATGGTAGAGACGAAAATGGGGATTGGTACTTTTCTTTCACTAAAAGGGGGAAGCCGTTGGTACAGCCTTACAACATTTTCTCTGATTGCTTTGCTACGATGGGCTTTGGAGCTTTGTGTAAAATCAATCAAAGTAATGAAGATGCTGACATTGCATTAAAAACCTTCAACAGAATTTTAGAAAGAAGAAACAATCCGAAGGGAAAATACAGCAAAGGCTTTCCTGGTACCAGAGATTTAAAAAACTTCTCTTTACCGATGATTTTATGCAACCTTTCGTTAGAATTAGAGCATTTGCTAGATAAATCTACCGTTGATGGTTTAATTGACGAAGTTTTACACGAAGTGATGTCTGTATTCTATCAACCGCAATCAGGCTTGATTTTAGAAAACGTTCATCACGATGGCAGCTTCTCCGATTCATACGAAGGCAGAGTGGTAAATCCAGGTCACATTATCGAAGCCATGTGGTTCATCATGGATTTAGCCGTAAGAAAGAATGACACTGCCTTGGTTAATAAAGCACTTGAAATAGCTTTCACTGCTTTAGAATTTGGCTGGGACGAGAAATATGATGGTATTTTATACTTTAAAGATATCAAAGGGCATCCAGTACAACAATTAGAGTGGGACCAAAAATTATGGTGGGTACATGTAGAGGCCTTGGTAACCATGGCAAAAGGCTATGCCATCACCCAGAACGAAAAATGTGCTACGTGGTTCGAAAAACTACACAACTACACTTGGAAGAACTTTAGAGATACAGAAAATGGCGGCGAGTGGTTTGGTTATTTAAACCGTAGAGGCGAAGTTTCATTAGCAGCAAAAGGCGGCAAATGGAAAGGATGCTTCCACATCCCAAGAGCATTGTATCAGGTTTATAATACGCTAGAAAAGGTTGCAGAACCAGCTAAAATATAA